A window of Diospyros lotus cultivar Yz01 chromosome 14, ASM1463336v1, whole genome shotgun sequence contains these coding sequences:
- the LOC127791116 gene encoding TORTIFOLIA1-like protein 3 produces MAMAIAKSQSAATRDLKHRVLECLKKLSDRDTHSSAATELESVARSLAHDSIPPFLSSISATDSSDKSPVRRQCVKLISLLSEAHGDALSPYLSKLLTAVVRRFRDSDSTVRSACIAAIASISSHITKPPFTSIAKPLIEALVTEQDQNSQIGAALCLASAIDAAPDPNPLYLKKLLPRLERLLKCDSFKAKPALLTLFTSVIGAGAASSHQIVKNLVPCLVVFLGSEDWAARKAAAEALMTLAAVETNALLEFKAACLKTFEAKKFDKVKIVRETMNQLVETWKEIPDTSDEVPPPLEPQSSSKEDASDGRYPPGSRTSPMATSGAPQIRRKSIPDNRSSLPDDSVVTTAQKRIPLDGSHKKLGPAMFQKLDRKKPAGVKIEVATPDAPSMTAVFEEDAGSRDEKGFEKPEKVRSKFTKAEIRRALFNKNADENMLKFGGARAGSRVVPCHDEISESTVVVSNNTEDIHQDQKEMEDLSLIRKQLVHIENQQSSLLDLLQKFIGSSQNGMRSLETRVHGLELALDEISYDLALSAGRMSNTNSEGTTCCKLPGAEFLSSKFWKKAEPRQSISHFYASGGAPPMPAMRNTTNRNSNAEIFSLENRRFRLQGTGGFIVNPLAEIHGGSNGMSQDSSNRVLKNAQDAI; encoded by the exons ATGGCCATGGCGATCGCGAAGTCTCAATCGGCGGCGACGCGTGACCTGAAGCACAGAGTTCTCGAATGCCTGAAGAAGCTCTCCGATCGCGACACTCACTCCTCCGCGGCGACGGAGCTCGAGTCCGTTGCTAGGTCTCTCGCTCACGACTCGATTCCACCGTTCCTCTCCTCCATCTCCGCCACCGATTCTTCCGATAAGTCGCCGGTAAGGCGGCAATGCGTGAAACTTATATCTCTTCTCTCCGAAGCCCATGGGGATGCGCTTTCTCCGTATCTGTCCAAGCTTCTGACGGCCGTCGTCCGCCGCTTCCGCGATTCCGACTCGACCGTCCGGTCAGCCTGTATCGCCGCCATCGCCTCCATTTCCTCGCACATTACCAAACCGCCGTTCACTTCGATCGCGAAGCCCTTGATCGAGGCTCTGGTCACCGAGCAGGACCAGAATTCTCAGATCGGCGCGGCTCTGTGCCTGGCTTCGGCCATCGACGCCGCGCCTGATCCAAATCCTCTCTACTTGAAGAAGCTGTTGCCGCGTCTCGAGAGGTTGCTCAAATGTGACAGTTTCAAGGCTAAGCCCGCGCTGTTAACGCTTTTTACCAGCGTGATCGGAGCTGGCGCAGCTTCGAGTCACCAGATAGTGAAAAATTTAGTGCCgtgtttggttgtgttcttaGGCAGCGAGGATTGGGCTGCTCGGAAAGCCGCCGCGGAGGCGTTGATGACGTTGGCCGCTGTAGAGACGAATGCTTTGCTGGAGTTCAAGGCAGCGTGTTTGAAGACATTCGAGGCGAAAAAATTCGATAAG GTGAAGATTGTGAGGGAGACTATGAATCAATTGGTGGAGACTTGGAAAGAGATTCCTGATACTTCGGATGAGGTGCCACCTCCTCTTGAACCACAATCATCATCCAAAG AGGATGCTAGTGATGGTCGATACCCACCGGGATCCAGAACATCCCCCATGGCTACTTCTGGAGCTCCTCAAATAAGGAGGAAAAGCATACCAGATAACAGGTCATCTTTACCAGATGATTCAGTTGTAACTACTGCCCAGAAGAGAATTCCTCTAGACGGTAGTCATAAGAAATTAGGTCCAGCAATGTTCCAAAAACTGGATCGGAAAAAGCCCGCTGGTGTAAAAATTGAAGTTGCCACCCCTGATGCTCCCTCCATGACAGCTGTTTTTGAGGAAGATGCTGGTAGCAGAGATGAGAAAGGCTTTGAGAAACCAGAGAAAGTGAGAAGTAAATTTACAAAGGCAGAAATAAGACGTGCTCTCTTCAACAAAAATGCTGACGAGAATATGCTGAAATTTGGTGGTGCAAGAGCTGGATCTCGTGTGGTGCCATGTCATGATGAGATCTCAGAATCCACTGTGGTAGTCAGCAACAATACTGAGGATATACACCAAGACCAGAAAGAGATGGAGGATCTTTCATTGATCCGGAAGCAGCTTGTTCATATTGAAAATCAGCAATCCAGTTTATTAGATCTTCTCCAG AAATTCATTGGGAGCTCACAAAATGGAATGCGGTCTCTGGAGACACGTGTGCATGGATTGGAGCTAGCACTGGACGAGATCTCCTACGACTTGGCTCTGTCCGCTGGAAGGATGTCGAACACTAACTCTGAAGGAACCACATGTTGTAAGTTACCTGGTGCTGAGTTTCTGTCTTCCAAGTTCTGGAAGAAAGCAGAACCCCGCCAGTCAATCTCTCATTTCTATGCCTCTGGAGGGGCACCACCAATGCCTGCCATGCGAAACACAACCAATCGGAATAGCAATGCTGAAATATTTAGTCTAGAGAACAGAAGATTTCGGCTGCAAGGCACTGGTGGGTTCATTGTGAATCCTCTGGCTGAGATTCACGGTGGTTCCAACGGGATGTCTCAGGATTCCTCAAATAGAGTCTTAAAGAATGCTCAAGATGCCATATGA
- the LOC127790014 gene encoding uncharacterized protein LOC127790014 isoform X2, translating to MFTDSITNTSIPTAASNTKYLAKKKRANRSAKLKQCKLDARREQWLSQVKNKESKEEADVHGGLCASSGHAYSEREQLVENLETKPRVERNGGLAHHYSDLDSPSNSPSSHASSILGGNVSGTNFSGSSGGSGSGSSSSGGSCSGSITGEDEEGCDDCLDDWEAVADALAATDDKREQHTHSLEPLTEHESSILLDSPPELTHQATLGNEMSNPKPEHAEMVQKARPNCRAWTAGDAFRPQCLPNLSKQLSFPMNSGRQRGYGGGAWGCKNSIATPLPCPICCEDLDFTDSNFLPCSCGFRLCLFCHKRILEEDGRCPGCRKKYDHEPVKGETTMDGGNLTFQLARSFSMITRS from the exons ATGTTTACTGACTCGATCACCAACACTTCGATTCCCACGGCGGCCTCCAACACCAAGTACTTGGCCAAGAAAAAGAGG GCGAACAGGTCGGCCAAATTGAAGCAGTGCAAGCTTGATGCCCGCCGCGAGCAGTGGCTTTCCCAAG TCAAGAACAAGGAAAGTAAGGAGGAAGCAGATGTGCATGGAGGCCTCTGTGCATCATCAGGACATGCATACAGTGAGCGTGAACAATTAGTGGAGAATTTGGAGACAAAGCCAAGAGTTGAAAGGAATGGAGGATTGGCTCACCATTACAGCGATTTAGATTCTCCTTCAAACAGTCCCAGCAGCCATGCAAGTAGTATCTTGGGCGGTAATGTGTCTGGGACAAACTTTTCTGGCAGTAGTGGTGGGAGCGGCAGTGGCAGCAGTAGCAGTGGTGGGAGTTGTTCTGGAAGCATAACTGGAGAGGATGAAGAAGGTTGTGATGACTGCTTGGATGATTGGGAGGCAGTTGCAGATGCTTTAGCAGCCACCGATGACAAGCGGGAGCAGCATACCCATAGTTTAGAGCCGCTCACAGAGCATGAAAGTAGCATACTGTTAGATTCTCCCCCGGAATTAACTCACCAAGCAACTTTAGGAAATGAGATGTCAAACCCAAAGCCAGAGCATGCCGAAATGGTCCAAAAGGCTCGACCAAATTGCCGTGCATGGACAGCTGGTGATGCTTTTCGTCCACAGTGTCTGCCAAATCTTTCAAAACAGCTCAGTTTCCCTATGAATTCAGGCAGGCAGCGTGGCTATGGAGGTGGTGCATGGGGCTGTAAAAATTCTATAGCTACGCCATTGCCATGCCCCATATGCTGTGAAGATTTGGATTTCACAGACTCAAATTTTCTTCCTTGTTCATGTGGGTTCAGGCTGTGCCTTTTCTGCCACAAGAGAATTCTTGAGGAGGATGGTCGCTGTCCAGGCTGCAGAAAGAAATATGACCATGAACCTGTCAAGGGGGAAACAACAATGGATGGAGGCAACCTTACATTTCAGTTGGCTCGATCTTTTAGCATGATTACAAGGTCTTAG
- the LOC127790014 gene encoding uncharacterized protein LOC127790014 isoform X1 — protein sequence MFTDSITNTSIPTAASNTKYLAKKKRANRSAKLKQCKLDARREQWLSQVKNKESKEEADVHGGLCASSGHAYSEREQLVENLETKPRVERNGGLAHHYSDLDSPSNSPSSHASSILGGNVSGTNFSGSSGGSGSGSSSSGGSCSGSITGEDEEGCDDCLDDWEAVADALAATDDKREQHTHSLEPLTEHESSILLDSPPELTHQATLGNEMSNPKPEHAEMVQKARPNCRAWTAGDAFRPQCLPNLSKQLSFPMNSGRQRGYGGGAWGCKNSIATPLPCPICCEDLDFTDSNFLPCSCGFRLCLFCHKRILEEDGRCPGCRKKYDHEPVKGETTMDGGNLTFQLARSFSMITRFS from the exons ATGTTTACTGACTCGATCACCAACACTTCGATTCCCACGGCGGCCTCCAACACCAAGTACTTGGCCAAGAAAAAGAGG GCGAACAGGTCGGCCAAATTGAAGCAGTGCAAGCTTGATGCCCGCCGCGAGCAGTGGCTTTCCCAAG TCAAGAACAAGGAAAGTAAGGAGGAAGCAGATGTGCATGGAGGCCTCTGTGCATCATCAGGACATGCATACAGTGAGCGTGAACAATTAGTGGAGAATTTGGAGACAAAGCCAAGAGTTGAAAGGAATGGAGGATTGGCTCACCATTACAGCGATTTAGATTCTCCTTCAAACAGTCCCAGCAGCCATGCAAGTAGTATCTTGGGCGGTAATGTGTCTGGGACAAACTTTTCTGGCAGTAGTGGTGGGAGCGGCAGTGGCAGCAGTAGCAGTGGTGGGAGTTGTTCTGGAAGCATAACTGGAGAGGATGAAGAAGGTTGTGATGACTGCTTGGATGATTGGGAGGCAGTTGCAGATGCTTTAGCAGCCACCGATGACAAGCGGGAGCAGCATACCCATAGTTTAGAGCCGCTCACAGAGCATGAAAGTAGCATACTGTTAGATTCTCCCCCGGAATTAACTCACCAAGCAACTTTAGGAAATGAGATGTCAAACCCAAAGCCAGAGCATGCCGAAATGGTCCAAAAGGCTCGACCAAATTGCCGTGCATGGACAGCTGGTGATGCTTTTCGTCCACAGTGTCTGCCAAATCTTTCAAAACAGCTCAGTTTCCCTATGAATTCAGGCAGGCAGCGTGGCTATGGAGGTGGTGCATGGGGCTGTAAAAATTCTATAGCTACGCCATTGCCATGCCCCATATGCTGTGAAGATTTGGATTTCACAGACTCAAATTTTCTTCCTTGTTCATGTGGGTTCAGGCTGTGCCTTTTCTGCCACAAGAGAATTCTTGAGGAGGATGGTCGCTGTCCAGGCTGCAGAAAGAAATATGACCATGAACCTGTCAAGGGGGAAACAACAATGGATGGAGGCAACCTTACATTTCAGTTGGCTCGATCTTTTAGCATGATTACAAG ATTTTCATAG